The following proteins are co-located in the Legionella busanensis genome:
- a CDS encoding HAD hydrolase-like protein, whose product MSKNSRKNNIIFFDFDGTIADTMKQYIYLYNEFAKKNKKPVISVYDYLKLRNSSFNEVRKKLGYNLLETFYIAKKLKKQLYAAPFSIKIVPGIIDIINEMHKRNFLIYIVSSNTKKNIQKILVAHGINHIEEIISTFRGFNKTYFIKKYLKKHKDYLHAFLISDEYKDIRAANKLDIISLAVTWGANNFNQIHDVTPNFIINHPSQILTAIEQLT is encoded by the coding sequence ACGAAAAAATAACATCATTTTCTTTGATTTCGATGGAACAATAGCTGATACAATGAAGCAATATATTTACCTTTATAATGAATTTGCCAAAAAAAATAAAAAACCTGTAATTAGCGTATATGACTACCTTAAATTAAGAAATAGTTCATTCAATGAAGTAAGAAAAAAACTAGGTTATAATCTTCTAGAGACTTTTTACATAGCTAAAAAGCTAAAAAAACAACTATATGCAGCCCCTTTTTCAATAAAGATAGTACCAGGAATTATCGACATTATTAATGAAATGCATAAAAGAAATTTTTTAATCTATATTGTTTCTTCGAATACTAAAAAAAATATCCAAAAAATATTAGTAGCGCATGGAATAAATCATATCGAAGAAATTATTTCTACATTTAGAGGTTTTAATAAAACTTATTTTATAAAAAAATATTTAAAAAAACATAAAGACTACCTTCATGCTTTTCTTATTTCAGATGAGTATAAAGACATTAGAGCGGCTAATAAACTTGATATCATTTCGCTCGCTGTAACCTGGGGAGCCAATAATTTCAACCAAATTCACGACGTTACTCCCAATTTTATAATAAATCATCCCAGTCAAATACTGACAGCCATCGAGCAATTAACATGA
- a CDS encoding hydroxymethylglutaryl-CoA synthase family protein, whose translation MSSKNIGITAVGLHFPSLAMEVKELAKLRRIDPEKFTLGLGCREFSLCSQYENIADLAVKAAQKALAHWPKSPYDIGMVVVGTESSLDMSRPVSAWVAEQLHLSGMIRSYEVKHACYGGTLAIKQAVEWKLSGAGGKKAALVIAADISLYEPQSNAEPTQGAGAVAFIIDEDPQIAEIDLLSYPWSRPVFDFWRPINEKYPQVNGELSLECYKEAVLNCFNLLIKDIGINALEFEFDAHCFHVPFPKMVKKAVFHLLQHQGWNNEKIELYFKEKIESTMEWNQLSGNCYTASLWLAVTKALSQLKPKQKLSAFSYGSGYGAELLTLTAGPQVNSPYWIAETEKIFHERKKVSATEYQLLRQND comes from the coding sequence ATGTCTAGTAAAAATATAGGTATCACTGCTGTTGGTTTACATTTTCCTTCCTTAGCAATGGAAGTTAAAGAATTAGCTAAATTACGCCGAATTGATCCGGAAAAATTTACTCTTGGCTTAGGTTGTAGAGAATTTTCACTATGCTCACAATATGAAAATATTGCAGATTTAGCTGTAAAAGCAGCACAAAAGGCTCTAGCTCATTGGCCTAAGTCACCTTATGACATAGGAATGGTCGTTGTTGGTACAGAAAGTAGTTTAGATATGAGCCGCCCAGTTAGTGCTTGGGTTGCTGAGCAGCTGCATCTCAGTGGTATGATTCGTTCTTACGAAGTAAAACATGCTTGCTATGGTGGAACCTTAGCGATAAAACAAGCTGTAGAATGGAAACTTTCAGGAGCAGGCGGTAAAAAGGCTGCTTTAGTTATTGCTGCTGATATCTCCCTTTACGAACCTCAAAGTAATGCTGAACCAACCCAAGGGGCTGGTGCAGTAGCATTTATCATTGATGAAGATCCTCAAATCGCTGAGATTGATTTGCTTTCTTATCCTTGGAGTAGACCCGTTTTTGATTTCTGGCGGCCTATTAATGAAAAATATCCTCAAGTGAATGGAGAACTTAGTTTAGAGTGTTACAAAGAAGCTGTTCTTAATTGTTTTAATCTCCTGATTAAAGATATAGGTATAAATGCGTTAGAGTTTGAATTTGATGCCCACTGTTTTCATGTTCCTTTCCCTAAAATGGTTAAAAAAGCGGTTTTTCATTTATTACAACACCAAGGATGGAATAATGAAAAAATTGAGCTCTATTTTAAAGAAAAAATAGAGTCCACTATGGAATGGAACCAATTAAGTGGAAATTGTTATACCGCAAGCCTTTGGTTGGCCGTAACGAAAGCCCTTTCTCAATTAAAACCGAAGCAAAAATTATCAGCATTCTCCTATGGTTCTGGCTATGGCGCAGAGTTATTAACACTTACAGCAGGCCCGCAAGTTAATTCCCCATATTGGATTGCTGAAACAGAAAAAATATTCCATGAAAGAAAAAAAGTTAGCGCTACGGAATATCAACTGCTTAGACAAAATGATTAA
- a CDS encoding hydroxymethylglutaryl-CoA reductase, degradative — MALYDLGAFPVQFYKLSDSEQQNSLINLGIFTPEELKLLRKETSLDHQLASSLIENTVGCYPLPLGLAFNFIVDNQPYIIPMVIEESSVIATASKTAKWINQNGTITTEQIGCCGIGQIQIPKTKNFDLLFKRIEKHKKELIHKVNTSLLRSLINRGGGLKEITIRKLERADGYTMAIIHLYIDCQDAMGANIINQTCEYLKPDIERLTNEKVGLCILSNLPDTKITKAKVIIHNIDRELGEKIVEASLFAQLDPYRAVTNNKGVMNGIDSVSIATGNDWRAVESGIHAYAARHGTYTSITQWQMQGDDLHGIIEAPIQVGIVGGVTKLHPIARICLKIMKIHSADELARVMAAVGIVQNLGALRALVSEGIIKGHMRLHINNLAIAAGATITELPSIRQFLEQRLKGQKGITESDAREAIQLTRKKVNKFK; from the coding sequence ATGGCTTTATATGATTTAGGTGCTTTTCCGGTACAATTTTATAAATTATCAGATAGCGAACAACAAAATAGTTTAATAAATTTAGGTATTTTTACTCCCGAGGAGCTAAAACTCTTAAGAAAAGAAACATCTTTAGACCACCAGCTAGCTTCTTCCTTAATTGAAAATACTGTCGGTTGTTACCCCTTACCACTAGGTTTAGCATTCAATTTTATTGTTGACAATCAACCATACATCATACCGATGGTCATAGAAGAAAGTTCTGTCATTGCTACAGCTAGCAAAACTGCTAAATGGATTAATCAAAACGGTACCATTACGACTGAGCAAATAGGTTGTTGCGGTATAGGTCAAATTCAAATACCTAAAACAAAAAATTTCGATTTATTATTTAAGAGGATTGAAAAACATAAAAAAGAATTAATCCATAAGGTCAATACAAGTCTTCTACGCTCTTTAATTAATAGAGGAGGGGGACTCAAAGAAATTACCATTAGAAAACTAGAGCGGGCAGATGGGTATACTATGGCTATTATTCATCTGTACATAGATTGTCAAGATGCAATGGGTGCCAATATTATTAATCAGACCTGCGAATATCTAAAACCCGATATCGAACGATTAACAAACGAAAAAGTTGGTTTATGTATTTTATCAAATTTACCGGATACAAAAATTACTAAAGCCAAAGTTATCATCCACAATATCGATCGAGAATTGGGAGAAAAAATAGTAGAAGCATCCTTATTTGCGCAACTAGATCCCTATCGTGCAGTTACTAATAATAAAGGTGTAATGAATGGTATTGATTCTGTTTCAATTGCAACAGGTAATGATTGGCGTGCAGTTGAGTCAGGTATACATGCTTATGCAGCACGTCATGGGACTTATACTTCGATTACTCAATGGCAAATGCAAGGTGATGATCTGCATGGAATTATAGAAGCTCCGATTCAAGTTGGTATAGTTGGAGGAGTGACCAAATTACACCCTATTGCACGAATATGCTTAAAAATTATGAAAATACACTCTGCCGATGAATTAGCAAGAGTTATGGCGGCAGTGGGTATTGTACAAAACTTAGGGGCATTGAGGGCATTGGTTTCAGAAGGAATTATTAAAGGCCATATGCGTCTACATATTAATAATCTTGCTATTGCTGCAGGTGCGACTATAACAGAACTTCCCTCTATTCGACAGTTTTTGGAGCAACGTTTAAAGGGGCAAAAAGGAATTACTGAAAGTGATGCCAGAGAAGCTATTCAATTGACGCGCAAAAAAGTTAATAAGTTTAAATAG
- the uppS gene encoding polyprenyl diphosphate synthase — MKYPSHLAIIMDGNRRWAKKRCLPAITGYIMGAKVAWKVLCNCLDLNIQYLTLFAFSTENWQRAQKKQSSHLVKFMTYYLAHHVERFHQKGIKIQLIGSRANLDEKMLRLLAEVEQKTAKNNQLNLLIALDYGGKWDIVNAARQLVLQVVNHKIEIDDIDEPTFAKFLTTHQSPDPELVIRTGGEIRLSNFLLWQIAYSEIYFTPVFWPDFDENELMKAFDSFNERQQSFGK; from the coding sequence ATGAAGTATCCTTCTCATTTAGCTATAATTATGGATGGAAATAGGCGCTGGGCTAAAAAGCGTTGTTTGCCCGCAATTACAGGTTATATTATGGGCGCTAAAGTAGCATGGAAAGTACTTTGTAATTGTTTGGATTTAAACATCCAATACCTTACTTTATTTGCTTTCAGTACAGAAAATTGGCAAAGAGCACAAAAAAAACAATCCTCCCATCTTGTTAAATTTATGACTTATTACTTAGCTCATCACGTGGAGCGTTTTCATCAGAAAGGTATTAAGATACAACTAATTGGCTCTAGGGCCAATTTAGATGAAAAAATGCTTAGGTTATTGGCTGAAGTTGAGCAAAAAACGGCAAAAAATAATCAATTAAATTTGTTGATTGCTTTAGATTACGGTGGAAAATGGGATATTGTCAATGCCGCTAGACAACTCGTTTTGCAAGTGGTTAATCATAAGATTGAAATTGATGATATTGATGAACCTACCTTCGCTAAATTTTTAACGACTCATCAATCACCAGATCCAGAGCTTGTCATTAGAACTGGCGGAGAGATTAGGCTAAGTAATTTTTTGTTATGGCAAATTGCCTATTCAGAAATTTATTTTACACCTGTTTTTTGGCCAGACTTTGATGAAAACGAATTAATGAAAGCCTTTGACTCATTTAATGAACGCCAACAGAGCTTTGGTAAATAA
- a CDS encoding glycosyltransferase family 2 protein, whose amino-acid sequence MQLETKEKLAIIIPTYNEGDCIEETIHRISSMLQSMSLYENYIIIFDSNSADKTIPIVKQLQQEYPRLILLSEPKKTGLGSAYHQAMKYALNELHANVIFEFDADLSHQPKYIPEMVQHLQENDCVIGSRYVKGGSIPSNWPWYRKLLSISSNWIARIILTRKYRDFTSGFRGTKSKALENSLPEKFISNQYAYKLELFWRLHQNKMKIYELPIDFIDREKGKSKLPPHSIRDFVRVITILRLKEMEKYFKMISVGFFGLILQFVAFNIFKLYLSPFYASQLAVTAALIHNYILHGKYTFKTSNSENLSFQLKLKYGFHFLIYSIFMILFQSSTLQLGVTYFGSGPVKENLLLLVIVFITSLLNYFVYSGFIWRT is encoded by the coding sequence ATGCAACTAGAAACCAAAGAAAAACTTGCTATCATTATACCGACCTATAACGAAGGCGATTGTATTGAAGAAACCATCCATAGAATATCTTCTATGCTTCAGTCAATGTCTTTATATGAAAATTATATCATAATTTTTGACAGTAATTCAGCGGATAAAACCATACCTATTGTTAAACAATTACAACAAGAGTATCCCCGATTAATCTTACTGTCTGAGCCTAAAAAAACGGGGCTAGGTTCTGCTTATCATCAGGCAATGAAATACGCACTGAATGAGTTACACGCTAATGTTATCTTTGAGTTTGATGCGGATTTATCTCATCAGCCTAAATATATTCCAGAGATGGTTCAACATTTGCAAGAAAATGATTGTGTTATTGGCAGCAGATATGTAAAAGGAGGCAGCATTCCTAGTAATTGGCCATGGTATCGAAAATTACTGTCAATATCCTCGAACTGGATAGCTAGAATAATATTAACAAGAAAATACAGAGATTTTACGAGTGGCTTTCGTGGAACTAAATCTAAAGCTCTAGAGAATTCATTACCGGAAAAATTTATATCAAATCAATATGCCTACAAATTAGAGTTATTTTGGCGGCTGCATCAAAACAAAATGAAAATCTATGAGTTACCTATTGATTTTATTGACCGAGAAAAAGGGAAGTCCAAGCTGCCCCCTCATAGCATCCGCGACTTTGTAAGAGTGATTACAATATTGCGATTAAAAGAGATGGAGAAATACTTCAAAATGATTAGTGTCGGATTTTTCGGCTTAATTCTCCAGTTTGTGGCTTTCAATATTTTTAAATTATACCTTAGTCCTTTTTACGCCTCTCAGTTAGCAGTTACAGCAGCTTTAATACACAACTACATTTTGCATGGAAAATATACATTTAAAACATCAAATTCTGAAAACTTATCGTTTCAATTAAAACTAAAATACGGCTTTCATTTTTTAATTTATTCCATTTTCATGATTTTATTTCAAAGTAGTACTTTACAATTAGGCGTTACATATTTCGGTTCTGGTCCGGTGAAAGAAAACTTACTTTTATTAGTAATCGTATTTATTACATCCCTTTTAAATTATTTTGTATATTCTGGATTTATATGGAGAACGTAA
- a CDS encoding sugar phosphate nucleotidyltransferase, producing MITTIRLEGGPGSRLWPLSYQYYPKQFLQLYGS from the coding sequence TTGATAACAACTATTAGATTAGAGGGAGGGCCTGGCTCAAGATTATGGCCTTTATCCTATCAATACTATCCTAAACAATTTTTGCAGTTGTATGGTTCCTAA
- the idi gene encoding isopentenyl-diphosphate Delta-isomerase yields the protein MAINILKSNVLLVNDQDKFIKIIDKLTAHKQGLLHRAYSIFVFRKNNNKVELLLQQRSKEKYHSKGLWTNTCCSHPVAEKELINQATARLYEEMGINIKLIEINSFRYFTKLDNEMFEHEVDHVLIGSWNEQEICPNPSEVMSYCWIDIATLIEKIKTKPELFTPWLFQALEIALNSNHFKKLMLPDK from the coding sequence ATGGCTATAAATATATTAAAGTCCAATGTGCTTTTAGTAAATGACCAAGATAAATTCATTAAAATTATTGATAAACTCACTGCTCATAAACAAGGGTTACTACATCGAGCATATTCCATATTTGTATTCAGAAAAAACAATAATAAAGTTGAATTATTACTACAACAACGAAGTAAAGAAAAATATCATAGTAAAGGTTTATGGACAAATACTTGTTGTAGTCATCCTGTAGCGGAAAAAGAATTAATAAACCAGGCAACTGCTCGTTTATATGAAGAAATGGGTATAAATATAAAGCTCATCGAAATCAACAGTTTTCGCTATTTTACTAAGTTAGATAATGAAATGTTTGAACATGAAGTTGATCATGTCTTAATAGGCTCGTGGAATGAGCAGGAGATTTGTCCTAATCCTAGCGAAGTAATGAGTTATTGTTGGATAGATATTGCTACACTTATTGAAAAGATAAAGACAAAACCGGAGTTATTTACACCATGGTTGTTTCAAGCCTTAGAGATTGCTTTAAATAGCAATCATTTTAAAAAATTGATGTTACCAGATAAATAA
- a CDS encoding mevalonate kinase family protein, whose translation MSFNIEIPAKCILAGEHSILERGFALVVPFNKFKLSLNYYPDEMKTMHTISAEGNNSLGIILWPVLSKACQLLNKDPHKLTGFFQMESTIPPCSGLGFSAALCVAVAEWVIQQGYLTRANLFDFAIELENMFHKKSSGVDIAGVTSNHIIQYSFNKEVAKISPCWEPELYISGSEEKSITRLCVEKVRELKKSDPKKAKEIYEKMALAVELIKFSLESDDKETQLSYITQGLTLGNQCFYDWGLTSQALTQHIKQLETYNTLACKVIGAGVGGYVLSLWKETPPQNLPFKLHRLNL comes from the coding sequence ATGTCTTTTAATATTGAAATACCTGCTAAATGTATTTTGGCAGGGGAGCATTCTATTTTGGAAAGAGGATTTGCACTAGTAGTGCCGTTTAATAAATTTAAGCTTAGTTTAAATTATTATCCTGATGAGATGAAGACTATGCATACTATTTCAGCAGAAGGTAATAATTCACTGGGAATTATATTATGGCCTGTACTGAGCAAAGCATGCCAGCTGCTTAATAAAGACCCTCATAAATTAACTGGTTTTTTTCAAATGGAATCAACCATTCCTCCTTGTAGTGGACTTGGCTTTTCTGCTGCTCTTTGTGTTGCTGTTGCAGAATGGGTAATACAGCAAGGTTATTTGACCCGTGCAAACTTATTTGATTTTGCTATAGAATTAGAAAATATGTTTCACAAAAAAAGTAGTGGTGTTGATATCGCAGGCGTGACATCTAACCACATCATACAATATTCTTTTAATAAAGAAGTGGCAAAAATTAGTCCATGCTGGGAGCCAGAGCTTTATATTTCTGGCTCTGAAGAGAAGAGTATTACACGTTTATGTGTTGAGAAAGTGAGGGAGTTGAAGAAATCGGATCCAAAAAAAGCAAAAGAAATATATGAAAAAATGGCTTTAGCAGTAGAATTGATTAAATTTTCTTTAGAATCTGATGATAAAGAGACTCAATTAAGTTATATAACTCAGGGCTTGACTCTAGGAAATCAATGTTTTTATGATTGGGGGCTTACCTCTCAAGCTTTAACTCAACACATCAAACAATTAGAAACCTATAATACCTTAGCATGTAAAGTTATAGGGGCAGGGGTAGGTGGCTATGTATTAAGTTTATGGAAAGAAACTCCTCCACAAAATTTACCTTTTAAGTTACATCGTTTAAATTTATAA
- a CDS encoding FAD-binding oxidoreductase, with amino-acid sequence MDSIKKVKSYEQHLKDIKAISEQIRNSKGKIALKRDSSCCSRSFEYKKGKILIDISMLNQVIEINIEDNFIIVEPLITMEELADATLFYGMIPPVITEFKHMTLGGAIQGLGGESSSFKYGLIDDSVIEYELILGDGSVITINREQNLDLFNALPGSYGSLGVVTKIKLRLINAAKYVRIQYKKVNNIDEVYKVFENSIKQINNLDFIECIAVAKDDFRIAMGYKTNSMSYGDWLFNSCSLKHSFSPWYYCHLLDKSNQSNAYEYIPFKDYLFRWDRGAFWTGLKFKHTLFNRIKYGRHLECKNLYKHFYAKELIQRDKNSMLQDLGVPISSMNEFFYLIDNLTHIYPLWLIPIISPKSAKLFSLPVNIDYAFVDFGIWGPLTNPQGFLEVNRKFEEYLYHHNGRKCFWGQCFCSRDEFWKIYDKRLYNKLRSQYYAEDKFINIYDKVSELYQQIERLPSSQDENVT; translated from the coding sequence ATGGATTCTATCAAGAAAGTTAAGTCTTATGAGCAACATTTAAAAGATATTAAAGCTATTTCAGAACAAATAAGAAATTCTAAAGGAAAAATAGCTTTAAAGCGTGATTCTTCTTGTTGTTCACGTAGTTTTGAGTACAAAAAGGGTAAAATTCTTATTGATATCTCAATGCTTAATCAGGTTATCGAAATTAATATTGAAGATAATTTTATTATAGTAGAACCGCTAATTACTATGGAAGAGTTAGCTGATGCAACACTTTTTTATGGCATGATTCCACCTGTGATCACTGAATTTAAACACATGACTCTTGGCGGAGCAATTCAAGGTTTAGGTGGAGAAAGTTCTTCATTTAAGTATGGCTTAATTGATGATAGTGTAATCGAATATGAGTTAATTTTAGGAGATGGCTCCGTAATTACTATAAATAGAGAGCAAAATTTAGACTTATTTAATGCATTACCGGGATCATATGGGAGTTTAGGCGTTGTTACAAAAATTAAGTTAAGGCTAATTAATGCTGCCAAATATGTTCGTATTCAGTATAAAAAAGTAAATAATATTGATGAAGTATATAAAGTTTTTGAAAATTCTATTAAACAAATTAATAACTTAGATTTTATTGAGTGCATTGCGGTGGCTAAAGATGATTTTCGTATTGCAATGGGTTATAAGACGAATTCTATGAGTTATGGTGATTGGCTTTTTAACTCTTGCTCTTTAAAACATTCTTTTAGCCCCTGGTATTATTGCCATTTGTTAGATAAATCAAATCAATCGAATGCTTATGAATATATTCCCTTTAAGGATTATCTTTTTCGTTGGGACCGCGGGGCATTTTGGACGGGCTTAAAGTTTAAGCATACCCTATTTAATCGTATTAAGTATGGGAGGCATTTAGAATGTAAAAACCTTTATAAACATTTCTATGCAAAAGAGTTAATACAGCGGGATAAAAATAGTATGCTACAAGATCTTGGGGTTCCAATAAGCAGTATGAATGAATTTTTTTATCTTATTGATAATCTAACCCATATTTATCCGCTGTGGCTAATTCCTATTATCTCTCCCAAATCAGCTAAACTTTTTTCATTACCCGTTAACATTGACTATGCATTTGTAGATTTTGGCATATGGGGCCCTCTGACTAATCCACAAGGATTTTTAGAAGTTAATCGTAAATTTGAAGAGTATCTTTATCATCATAATGGAAGAAAATGTTTCTGGGGGCAGTGTTTTTGTTCTAGGGATGAATTCTGGAAGATTTATGATAAAAGATTATATAACAAATTACGTAGTCAGTATTATGCAGAAGACAAATTTATTAATATCTATGATAAGGTTTCTGAGTTGTATCAACAAATAGAGAGGCTACCAAGTTCACAAGATGAAAATGTTACTTAG
- a CDS encoding mechanosensitive ion channel family protein yields the protein MNLFGNQAVKDFNYLPLINILYALGSLGIGYLIAKKISNLVQRAVDKHFSKHQAMLAQRLIFHILLGLFFINAFQELGFNLKILLGTAGIITVALGFASQTAASNLISGLFLLFEHPFRVGDTIDVKGIIGIVVSIDLLSTKLRSSDGKLVRIPNETLIKSEITNLSYFPTRCAEIIINISYSCDITLVKKILLEIANQCEEVLKDPEPKVVINNFTASAVELKLQAWVKNDMLSSTKDYLQELIKARFDQEGIEIPYPQLMIHQN from the coding sequence GTGAATTTATTTGGAAATCAAGCAGTGAAAGACTTTAACTATTTACCCTTAATTAACATCCTTTATGCCTTAGGCAGCTTAGGAATTGGCTATTTAATTGCCAAAAAGATTAGTAATCTGGTACAAAGAGCAGTCGATAAACATTTCTCAAAACATCAAGCGATGCTTGCTCAGCGCTTAATTTTTCATATCTTGTTAGGACTATTTTTTATCAATGCTTTTCAAGAACTAGGATTTAACCTAAAAATTTTATTAGGTACGGCTGGTATTATTACTGTCGCTTTAGGGTTTGCATCTCAAACAGCCGCCTCAAATCTAATCAGTGGGTTATTTTTGCTATTTGAGCATCCTTTTCGTGTAGGTGACACCATTGATGTGAAAGGCATTATTGGTATTGTTGTCTCTATTGATCTTTTATCAACCAAACTTCGTTCTTCAGATGGTAAATTAGTACGTATACCAAATGAAACATTAATTAAATCTGAAATAACTAATCTAAGCTATTTCCCAACTCGCTGTGCTGAGATTATTATCAATATATCTTATAGTTGTGATATTACTTTAGTTAAAAAAATACTGCTTGAGATTGCTAATCAATGTGAGGAAGTTCTAAAGGATCCTGAACCTAAAGTAGTTATTAACAATTTTACAGCCTCAGCAGTAGAACTTAAGCTACAAGCATGGGTAAAAAATGATATGTTAAGTTCTACAAAGGATTATTTACAAGAATTAATAAAAGCTAGATTTGATCAAGAGGGAATTGAAATACCTTACCCTCAACTAATGATCCATCAGAATTAA
- a CDS encoding DUF3309 family protein, whose product MSLIGLLILILILAAVLPAWPYSSGWGYGPSGIVGLLVLILVILLILRILPI is encoded by the coding sequence ATGAGTCTAATTGGTCTCTTAATTCTAATTCTAATTTTAGCAGCAGTATTACCTGCTTGGCCATATAGTAGTGGTTGGGGTTATGGTCCATCAGGAATTGTAGGATTATTAGTTTTAATTTTGGTGATACTTCTAATCTTGAGAATCTTACCTATTTAA
- a CDS encoding SoxR reducing system RseC family protein: MMDNVSTRKISAILSSEHRVERVFNKLTQTTVARHDITIQGNPSDLADKFGTQYLEPDRVQESKDAPKKEPYLADDFGWLKGFTFSIPMFIGLVIGLFIGGDLRDNFTDNLIFGLIGAIIGGAVGYIISRLITHRREKAHRTQANQGGFVIWVNITNENQIEEVMDVLKQYGATNIKID; encoded by the coding sequence ATGATGGATAATGTTTCTACGCGGAAAATTAGTGCAATTTTAAGTAGTGAGCATCGAGTAGAGCGAGTTTTTAATAAGTTAACACAAACAACAGTTGCTAGACATGATATTACAATTCAAGGTAATCCTAGCGACCTAGCTGATAAATTTGGTACACAATATTTAGAACCTGACAGAGTACAGGAAAGCAAAGACGCACCTAAAAAAGAGCCTTATCTTGCTGACGATTTTGGTTGGCTTAAAGGCTTTACCTTTTCTATACCTATGTTTATAGGACTTGTCATTGGCCTTTTTATTGGTGGTGATCTGCGTGATAACTTTACTGATAATTTAATTTTTGGGCTGATAGGCGCGATAATCGGTGGCGCGGTAGGTTATATTATATCGCGATTGATTACGCATCGTCGTGAAAAAGCCCATCGTACGCAGGCAAATCAAGGTGGTTTTGTTATTTGGGTTAATATTACTAATGAAAATCAAATTGAAGAAGTCATGGATGTTCTTAAACAATACGGTGCTACTAATATAAAAATAGATTAA
- a CDS encoding PRC-barrel domain-containing protein, whose amino-acid sequence MSNRSVVKASEVTGVDVKSVARESLGTVNDIVIDKVFGKVNYVVLDFGGFLGFGNKFFALPWHLFTYDPAEDCFIINIDKERLKTAPGFDKDNWPNFADTHFTSSIDDYYR is encoded by the coding sequence ATGAGTAATAGAAGTGTAGTCAAAGCTAGTGAGGTCACTGGAGTCGATGTCAAAAGCGTAGCAAGAGAAAGTCTTGGTACAGTCAATGATATAGTAATTGATAAGGTGTTTGGCAAGGTGAACTATGTTGTACTCGATTTTGGTGGTTTTTTAGGTTTTGGCAATAAATTCTTTGCTCTCCCCTGGCATTTGTTTACTTATGATCCTGCCGAAGATTGCTTTATTATCAATATTGATAAAGAAAGACTCAAAACCGCTCCTGGTTTTGATAAAGATAATTGGCCTAATTTCGCTGATACTCATTTTACATCCTCAATTGATGATTACTATCGATAA
- a CDS encoding BON domain-containing protein: MLKKSLLCSALAIIAAVSQLEAFAASQTNTSTTSTQGNTTVTTPTTTSTQGDTTSTTPTTTTSTQSAVNDTAIVDQVKALYQKNSLLKDKNIKIIATNHRVMLSGKVDTDMEYEQAISLAESVQGVADVDADNLLVKDSKSPLADTFITAKVKGNLMKEKLFGEKDIAYWPVNVETKNGVVYLAGNVDSNEQRNNIENLVKRVSGVKSVKSSLTVNQNANSTNNNSDAATNNNQDNYENDDNNPE; encoded by the coding sequence ATGTTAAAGAAAAGCTTACTCTGTAGTGCACTAGCTATTATAGCAGCTGTTAGCCAGCTAGAAGCTTTCGCGGCATCTCAAACCAATACTTCTACTACATCAACACAAGGTAATACTACCGTAACGACGCCAACCACTACGTCAACACAAGGTGATACCACATCAACCACACCTACTACAACGACAAGTACCCAAAGTGCAGTAAATGATACAGCTATAGTAGATCAGGTTAAAGCGCTTTATCAAAAAAACTCCTTGTTGAAGGATAAAAATATTAAAATTATTGCTACTAACCACCGAGTAATGCTAAGTGGTAAAGTAGATACTGATATGGAATATGAACAAGCTATTTCACTTGCAGAATCAGTTCAGGGCGTCGCTGATGTAGACGCTGATAACTTATTAGTAAAAGATAGTAAATCTCCTTTAGCAGATACTTTTATTACTGCTAAAGTAAAGGGTAACTTAATGAAAGAAAAGTTATTTGGTGAGAAAGATATAGCATATTGGCCAGTTAATGTTGAAACTAAAAACGGGGTAGTATATTTAGCTGGTAATGTAGATAGCAATGAGCAACGTAATAATATTGAAAATTTAGTTAAAAGAGTAAGTGGCGTAAAATCTGTTAAATCATCTTTGACAGTAAATCAAAATGCTAATAGTACGAATAACAACAGTGACGCCGCAACAAACAATAATCAAGATAATTACGAAAATGACGATAATAATCCGGAATAA